GCGTGACCTTGCACCCGGTGGGCGGCCATACACCGGGCAGCCAGGTGGTGCGGGTCCACACGGCGCGCGGGTGGATCGTCCTGGCCTCGGATGCTGCGCACCTGTGGGCCAACATCCGCGAGCGCAGCCCGTTCCCGATCCTCGATGACCTGGCGCAGACGCTGGAAGCCTTCAGCCTGATCAATGAACTCGCCGACGGCCCGGACCACGTCATCCCCGGCCACGACCCGCTGATCGCCGAGCGTTTCCCGCATTGGAACGATGATCCGCACATTATCTGCCTGCACCAACCCCCTGCGTCGTAGCTCCCAACCGCTGTAGGAGCGAGCTTGCTCGCGATGCGGAGTGTCAGCCGACGCATTTGTATCTGACACACCGCATCGCGAGCAAGCTCGCTCCTACAGGGTAAGGTGTTAGACCTGCGCCTTAAGCAACCCCCCCAACCTCGCCAGCGCCTCATCAATCTTCGGCGAATACGGCATCCCGCAGCCGATCCGCACAAAATGATTGAAGCGCGGGCTGTTGGAAAAGATATCCCCAGGCGAAATCTGGATGCCCACCTGCAGCGCCTCATGGAACAACCGTATCGACGAACAATGGGGCGGCAGTTCCACCCACAACAACGTCCCGCCCCGAGGCTCGCTGACGCTGGTACCCACCGGGAAGTAGCGGGTGATCGACTCACTCATCTGCTGGCGTTGGTGTGTCAGGGTTTTCCTCAAACGGCGCAGGTAACGTTCGTAGGACGGGGTTTTCATGAACTCGCTCACCGCCATTTGCGACATCACTTCGCAGCCCCTGGACTGGGCATGTTTGAGCATCGCCACGCGCTCGTGCCATTTCCCAGCACTGATCCAGCCCAGGCGTATGCCCGGTGCCAGGGTTTTGTTCAGCGATGCGCAATGGATCACGTTGTCGCTGAGGTCCCAATGTTTGAGCGTGGACAGCGGCTGTTCGATGTCCACCAGATCCCCATAGGTGTCGTCTTCGATCAGCACCGTGCCGTGTTCGGCGCACAGTTGCACCAGTCGGGCCTTGTTGGCATCCGGCATGATGCTGCCCAGCGGATTTTGCAGGTTGGGCATGACGATCAGCGCCTGGATGGCTTCCGGGCCTTGCAGCAGTTGCTCGAGGGCCAGCAGGTTGATGCCGGCCTGGGCCGTCGCCGGCACTTCCCGGGTACGCAGGTGCAGGCTTTCGAGAATCTGCAGGAGCCCGTAGAAGGTCGGGGATTCCACGGCCACGGTGTCGCCCGGTTGAGTGACCGCACGCAGCGCCAGCGTCAGGGCTTCGGTGGCGCCGTGGGTGATGACGATTTTTTCTGCCGGCAGTTGCGTCTTGGCCGCCAGTGCCCGGCGAGCCAGCAGGTTGCGCAACGCCAGGCAGCCGTTTGTCGAGCCTTCGGCATCGAGCAAATGCGCGTCCCGGCGCAAAGCCTTGGCCATGTGATCTTGCAGGGTCTTCAACGGGTAGAGCGACGGTGCGCAGTAGGCACTGGCCAGGTTGACCCGGATCGCCGCGCGTTGTCCGGCCGTGAGTACCGAGGAAATGGGAGGGTGAAGGCCGAGGTAGACGCTGGTGTCGAAGGGCGGGGGAGTGAGGGGAACCGGTTTGGGCGCAGTGTCGGGCAGGCGAATGTAGTTGCCGGAGCGCGGTCGGGCTTCAAGGACGCCGCAGTCCTCGAGCTCGCGACAAACCTGCACGGCGGTGGACAGGCTGACCGCGTGTTTCTCCATCATCAGCCTGATCGAGGGGAAACGTTCACCGGTTTTCAAGGTACCGCTGCGGATCGCGTCGAGGTAGTGGTTGGCCAACTGACGGTACAGGGGAAGCGTGTGCATGATGACCTCAGCAATTGCACCACTGAAGTCTTGGGCTGGAAAGAAAGTCGATGTTCCCCGCAGGCGGACCCGTGGTGCTCAGGGGTGAAGGGAAGTGTTTAAACATGTGTCGATACTGTGAGATTAATCGGGCTTTGGCAGGAATCGCGGGCAATAAAAAGCCCCGCTCTAGGGCGGGGCTTTCAGGCCGGTAGCGACGGTGTCGCGGGGTTGTTATTGCGCGGCGATGCTGTAGCCGTCGAAGGCTGTCTGCTGTTGAAGCGCGGTGATGATGTTCTTGCGATTGACCGCCTGTTCGGTACCGGCATTGTCCAGGAAGGTCTCGCTTTCCAGCTCCGCTTCATCGCCTTCGCCAACGAAGGCAAA
This DNA window, taken from Pseudomonas sp. MYb118, encodes the following:
- a CDS encoding PLP-dependent aminotransferase family protein, which encodes MHTLPLYRQLANHYLDAIRSGTLKTGERFPSIRLMMEKHAVSLSTAVQVCRELEDCGVLEARPRSGNYIRLPDTAPKPVPLTPPPFDTSVYLGLHPPISSVLTAGQRAAIRVNLASAYCAPSLYPLKTLQDHMAKALRRDAHLLDAEGSTNGCLALRNLLARRALAAKTQLPAEKIVITHGATEALTLALRAVTQPGDTVAVESPTFYGLLQILESLHLRTREVPATAQAGINLLALEQLLQGPEAIQALIVMPNLQNPLGSIMPDANKARLVQLCAEHGTVLIEDDTYGDLVDIEQPLSTLKHWDLSDNVIHCASLNKTLAPGIRLGWISAGKWHERVAMLKHAQSRGCEVMSQMAVSEFMKTPSYERYLRRLRKTLTHQRQQMSESITRYFPVGTSVSEPRGGTLLWVELPPHCSSIRLFHEALQVGIQISPGDIFSNSPRFNHFVRIGCGMPYSPKIDEALARLGGLLKAQV